One Bradyrhizobium zhanjiangense DNA segment encodes these proteins:
- the ligA gene encoding NAD-dependent DNA ligase LigA, whose product MARAAKSKATPPRDVADLTQAQAKVEHKRLALEIEGHNERYYQEDAPTITDAEYDALRQRLNAIEKRFPEFVSAESPSQKVGAAPSGRFRKVRHALPMLSLDNAFAEGDVRDFVGRIARFLKLGDDQVNFSAEPKIDGLSMSLRYEGGELITAATRGDGAVGEDVTANIRTLEDVPQKLKGRNVPDICEVRGEVYMTKKAFLALNERQKAEGGTIFANPRNSAAGSLRQKDPTITASRPLGFFAYAWGEMSAMPEGTQSGMIGWFERCGFKTNPLTKLCHSIEELLAFHHSIEEQRARLDYDIDGVVYKVDRIDWQERLGFVSRTPRWGIAHKFPAERAMTVLRDIEIQVGRTGSFTPVGKLEPVGVGGVIVQNVTLHNEDYIKGIGNKGEVLREGRDIRIGDTVVIQRAGDVIPQVVDVVLDKRPKTAKEFHFPKKCPCPLHTDVTREETATGEEGSRARCTGEFACPYQKIEHLKLFVSRRAFDIDGLGEKQLQYFFDEGWVREPADIFTLEKRNSKLKLEQIEGYGATSVRNLFGAIESRRKIALERFVYALGMRHVGETTALALARGYGSWDAFHDACLKVAKGDEEAMADMDALDQIGDTVIKSIADYFGESHNRGIVERLTKEVEIVDAEKPKRNSAVAGKTVVFTGSLEKMTRDEAKATAERLGAKVSGSVSKKTDLVVAGPGAGSKLAEANKHGVKVLTEDEWLKLIGE is encoded by the coding sequence ATGGCCAGAGCAGCAAAATCCAAAGCAACACCGCCTCGCGACGTCGCCGATCTCACTCAGGCGCAGGCTAAGGTCGAGCACAAGCGGCTGGCGCTCGAGATCGAGGGGCACAACGAGCGCTACTATCAAGAGGACGCGCCCACCATCACCGACGCCGAATATGATGCGTTGCGGCAGCGCCTCAACGCCATCGAAAAGCGTTTCCCGGAGTTCGTCAGCGCGGAGTCGCCGTCGCAGAAGGTCGGCGCGGCGCCGTCGGGCCGCTTCAGGAAGGTCCGGCACGCCCTCCCGATGCTGTCGCTCGACAACGCCTTTGCCGAAGGGGACGTGCGCGACTTCGTCGGCCGCATCGCGCGCTTCCTGAAGCTCGGCGACGATCAGGTCAATTTCTCCGCCGAACCCAAGATCGACGGCCTGTCGATGTCGCTGCGCTATGAGGGCGGTGAACTCATCACGGCCGCGACGCGCGGCGACGGCGCGGTGGGCGAGGATGTCACCGCCAACATCCGCACGCTCGAAGACGTGCCGCAGAAGCTGAAGGGCCGCAACGTCCCCGATATCTGCGAGGTGCGCGGCGAGGTCTACATGACCAAGAAGGCGTTCCTGGCGCTGAACGAGCGACAGAAAGCCGAAGGCGGCACCATCTTCGCCAATCCGCGCAACTCGGCTGCAGGCTCTTTGCGGCAGAAGGATCCGACCATCACCGCCTCGCGTCCCCTCGGTTTCTTCGCCTATGCCTGGGGCGAGATGAGCGCGATGCCCGAGGGCACGCAGAGCGGCATGATCGGCTGGTTCGAACGTTGCGGCTTCAAGACCAATCCGCTGACCAAGCTGTGTCACTCGATCGAGGAGCTGCTCGCGTTCCATCACTCGATCGAAGAGCAGCGCGCAAGGCTCGACTACGACATCGATGGCGTCGTCTACAAGGTCGACCGGATCGACTGGCAGGAGCGGCTCGGCTTCGTCTCGCGCACGCCGCGCTGGGGGATCGCGCACAAATTCCCGGCCGAGCGCGCCATGACGGTGCTGCGCGACATCGAAATCCAGGTCGGCCGCACCGGCTCGTTCACGCCGGTCGGCAAGCTCGAACCGGTCGGCGTCGGCGGCGTGATCGTGCAGAACGTCACGCTGCACAATGAGGACTACATCAAGGGCATCGGCAACAAGGGCGAGGTGCTGCGCGAGGGCCGCGACATCCGCATCGGCGACACGGTGGTGATTCAGCGCGCCGGCGACGTCATCCCGCAGGTGGTCGACGTCGTCCTCGACAAGCGGCCGAAGACCGCCAAGGAATTTCACTTTCCGAAGAAGTGCCCGTGTCCGCTGCACACCGACGTCACGCGTGAGGAGACGGCGACCGGCGAGGAGGGCTCGCGCGCCCGCTGCACCGGCGAGTTCGCCTGCCCCTATCAGAAGATCGAGCATCTCAAGCTGTTCGTCTCGCGCCGCGCCTTCGACATCGACGGATTGGGGGAGAAGCAGCTCCAGTATTTCTTCGATGAGGGGTGGGTTAGGGAGCCTGCCGACATCTTCACGCTGGAGAAGCGCAACTCAAAACTCAAGCTCGAACAGATCGAGGGCTACGGCGCAACGTCGGTGCGAAATCTCTTCGGCGCCATCGAGAGCCGGCGGAAAATCGCGCTGGAGCGCTTCGTCTATGCGCTCGGCATGCGCCATGTCGGCGAGACCACGGCGCTGGCCCTCGCACGCGGCTACGGCTCGTGGGATGCCTTTCACGATGCCTGCCTCAAGGTTGCCAAGGGCGACGAGGAGGCGATGGCGGACATGGACGCGCTCGACCAAATTGGCGACACCGTCATCAAGAGCATCGCCGACTATTTCGGCGAGAGCCACAATCGCGGCATCGTCGAGCGGTTGACCAAGGAAGTCGAGATCGTCGACGCCGAGAAGCCGAAGAGAAATTCGGCCGTCGCCGGCAAGACCGTGGTGTTCACCGGCTCGCTGGAGAAGATGACGCGGGACGAGGCCAAGGCAACCGCGGAGCGGCTGGGTGCAAAGGTGTCGGGATCGGTGTCGAAGAAGACCGATCTCGTCGTGGCCGGCCCCGGCGCCGGCTCGAAACTCGCCGAAGCCAACAAGCACGGCGTGAAGGTACTGACCGAGGACGAGTGGCTGAAGCTGATTGGGGAGTGA
- a CDS encoding 50S ribosomal protein L11 methyltransferase — MQPSPTHRASFSIGSEAAARRVVDVLTEVFFEGDAAVAAFERPDGQWDVTLHFAAAPDQAWLRELVATSAGNEIAETLAFDIVEAKDWVKASLEDLVPVPAGRFVVHGSHDRDRVAANKLKIEIEAALAFGTGHHGTTRGCLLLLDHVLKSARPRRVLDLGTGTGVLAIAAAKALHRAVLASDIDPPSVRVATENAALNDVGDHVRVIRATGFAAPDFGKCGPFDLVLANILANPLRQLASPMARHLAPGGRLILSGLLTHQAPAVIAAYRARGLVPLRHLRIEGWSSLLLRKMG, encoded by the coding sequence ATGCAGCCCTCCCCTACCCATCGCGCCAGCTTCTCGATCGGCAGCGAGGCCGCCGCCAGGCGTGTCGTCGACGTGCTCACCGAGGTGTTTTTCGAGGGGGATGCGGCGGTCGCCGCCTTCGAGCGGCCGGACGGCCAATGGGACGTCACGCTGCATTTTGCCGCCGCGCCGGACCAGGCATGGCTGCGCGAACTCGTTGCAACTTCAGCAGGAAATGAGATCGCGGAGACGCTCGCCTTCGATATCGTCGAGGCCAAGGACTGGGTCAAAGCGAGCCTGGAAGACCTCGTGCCGGTCCCGGCCGGCCGTTTCGTGGTGCACGGCAGCCATGACCGCGACCGGGTGGCGGCGAACAAGCTCAAGATCGAGATCGAGGCGGCGCTTGCCTTCGGCACCGGCCACCACGGCACCACCCGCGGCTGTTTACTGCTGCTTGACCATGTCCTGAAAAGCGCGCGGCCGCGGCGCGTGCTCGACCTCGGCACCGGGACCGGCGTGCTGGCGATCGCCGCAGCCAAGGCGCTGCATCGCGCAGTGCTTGCCTCCGACATCGATCCGCCCTCGGTGCGGGTGGCGACCGAGAACGCCGCGCTGAATGACGTTGGTGACCATGTGCGGGTGATCCGTGCCACCGGCTTCGCCGCACCGGATTTTGGCAAATGCGGTCCGTTCGACCTGGTGTTGGCCAACATCCTTGCCAATCCATTGCGGCAATTGGCGAGCCCGATGGCGCGGCATCTCGCGCCCGGCGGGCGCCTCATCCTCTCCGGCCTGTTGACGCATCAGGCCCCCGCCGTGATCGCCGCCTACCGCGCGCGCGGCCTCGTGCCGCTGCGGCATCTGCGGATCGAGGGATGGAGCAGTTTGTTGCTGCGGAAGATGGGGTGA
- a CDS encoding multidrug effflux MFS transporter, producing MHGMISKPPGAATNLATSRLVLLLLVVMTGIAPISLYMLVPALPVLATNFGSDISIAQMTVSLYMVGIALSQLIMGPLSDRFGRRPVLLGGLTLMIAASVACIFAQNLPQLIAARFFQALGGAAGMVVSRAIIRDIYERDRVASMISLVVAALMIGQMVSPLTGGLIETAFGWRAIFYAITIAAIIVAVGIAVALPETRRSRAAGSGFRGDVGILIRNRAFVGYVMCQVLASQIIFTFAGGGPYIVVTQMGRSSAEYGAWFATSGFAFLVGNLLCVRFAPRHSLENLIWFGLALQLCGSLLNLIWSFAGWNEAPGWLFGTQMIVMAGNAFVMANSAAGAISIRPEAAGTASGAMGFLQQGIGALMSQFGAYLGGHSTTTLPLTSAVLAISLLCACTMMFVVPRREVMVSEELIEQAEEEETGMM from the coding sequence ATGCACGGCATGATCAGCAAGCCGCCGGGAGCGGCGACAAACCTCGCGACGTCGCGCTTGGTGCTCCTGCTCTTGGTGGTCATGACCGGGATCGCGCCGATCTCGCTTTACATGCTGGTTCCGGCGCTGCCGGTGCTGGCGACCAATTTCGGCAGCGACATCTCGATCGCGCAGATGACGGTGTCGCTCTACATGGTCGGCATCGCGCTGTCGCAGCTCATCATGGGGCCGCTATCGGACCGGTTCGGCCGGCGCCCGGTGCTGCTTGGAGGGCTGACGCTGATGATCGCGGCCAGCGTCGCCTGCATCTTCGCGCAAAACCTGCCGCAGCTGATCGCCGCGCGCTTTTTCCAGGCACTGGGGGGAGCCGCCGGCATGGTGGTGAGCCGCGCCATCATCCGCGACATCTACGAGCGCGATCGCGTCGCCTCGATGATCAGCCTCGTGGTCGCCGCCCTGATGATCGGACAGATGGTCTCCCCGCTCACCGGCGGTCTGATCGAGACCGCGTTCGGCTGGCGCGCGATCTTCTACGCCATCACAATCGCCGCGATCATCGTCGCCGTCGGCATCGCTGTGGCGCTGCCGGAGACACGCCGCAGCCGCGCCGCCGGCAGCGGCTTTCGCGGCGACGTCGGCATCCTGATCCGCAACCGCGCCTTCGTCGGTTACGTGATGTGCCAGGTGCTGGCCTCGCAGATCATCTTCACTTTCGCCGGTGGCGGTCCCTACATCGTGGTGACGCAGATGGGCCGCAGCAGCGCCGAATATGGCGCATGGTTCGCGACCTCGGGCTTTGCGTTCCTCGTCGGCAATCTGCTCTGCGTGCGCTTTGCGCCGCGGCACTCGCTGGAGAACCTGATCTGGTTCGGGCTTGCCCTCCAGCTCTGCGGCAGCCTGCTCAACCTGATATGGAGCTTCGCCGGCTGGAACGAGGCGCCCGGCTGGCTGTTCGGCACGCAGATGATCGTGATGGCTGGCAATGCCTTCGTGATGGCGAATTCAGCCGCCGGCGCCATCAGCATCCGTCCCGAAGCCGCCGGCACCGCGTCGGGCGCAATGGGCTTCCTGCAACAGGGCATCGGCGCACTGATGTCGCAATTCGGCGCCTATCTCGGCGGCCACTCCACCACCACGCTGCCGCTGACCTCCGCGGTCCTCGCGATCTCGCTGCTCTGCGCCTGCACGATGATGTTCGTTGTCCCGCGCCGCGAGGTCATGGTCAGCGAGGAGCTGATCGAGCAGGCGGAGGAGGAAGAGACGGGGATGATGTGA
- the lpxC gene encoding UDP-3-O-acyl-N-acetylglucosamine deacetylase, whose translation MKFSRQTTLRAQASVAGVGVHSGLPVTLTLGPAPVDAGFIFVRTGLEGSDREVQATAEQVIATDFATVLGDRDGPLVSTAEHVLAALRGMGVDNATIEIDGPEVPIMDGSAAAFIAAIDQAGIVTQSAQRRFIQVLKPISVKIGDSFGEIRPYANGFRAEVEIDFTNPVIGQQSYAFDLSAERFRREVGRARTFGLMGDVARLWSAGYALGASFDNTVVFDDERLLNTEGLRYADECARHKVLDVIGDLALAGLPLLGAYRSVRGGHKLNHAVLTALLADRTAWRVVEGEAARRTTRPQGDVGRGIVGGRIAAAYGPDVS comes from the coding sequence ATGAAATTTAGCCGGCAAACAACGCTTCGTGCGCAAGCCTCCGTGGCAGGCGTAGGCGTTCATTCCGGTCTTCCCGTCACTCTCACGCTTGGGCCTGCGCCTGTCGACGCAGGTTTTATTTTTGTCCGCACCGGGCTCGAGGGAAGTGACCGCGAAGTTCAGGCTACCGCCGAGCAGGTGATTGCGACCGACTTCGCCACCGTCCTCGGCGATCGCGACGGCCCGCTGGTCTCCACCGCCGAGCACGTGCTCGCTGCACTGCGGGGCATGGGTGTCGACAACGCCACGATCGAGATCGACGGGCCCGAAGTGCCGATCATGGACGGCAGCGCCGCCGCCTTCATTGCGGCGATCGACCAGGCCGGCATCGTCACCCAATCGGCCCAACGCCGCTTCATTCAGGTTTTGAAGCCGATCTCGGTCAAGATCGGCGATTCCTTCGGCGAGATCAGGCCCTACGCCAATGGGTTCCGCGCTGAGGTCGAAATCGACTTCACCAACCCCGTCATCGGCCAGCAGAGCTACGCCTTCGACCTCAGCGCCGAGCGTTTCCGCCGCGAAGTCGGCCGCGCCCGGACTTTCGGCCTGATGGGCGATGTCGCGCGGCTCTGGAGCGCGGGTTATGCCCTCGGGGCCTCCTTCGACAACACCGTCGTGTTCGACGACGAGCGGCTGCTCAACACTGAGGGCCTGCGCTACGCCGACGAATGTGCCCGCCACAAGGTGCTGGACGTGATCGGCGACCTCGCGCTGGCCGGCCTGCCGCTGCTTGGCGCTTACCGCTCGGTGCGTGGCGGCCACAAGCTCAACCACGCCGTCCTGACCGCGCTGCTGGCCGACCGTACCGCTTGGCGGGTGGTCGAGGGCGAAGCGGCCCGCCGCACCACGCGTCCCCAGGGCGACGTTGGTCGCGGCATCGTCGGTGGCCGGATCGCTGCGGCCTACGGGCCGGACGTGTCCTGA
- a CDS encoding aminopeptidase P family protein — translation MFEAHFQTFEEPEAGVALAARLAALREELARRKLTGFVIPRADQQQNEYVPPSEERLAWLTGFTGSAGLAVVLTQEAAIFVDGRYTLQAAKQVDVKAWAVESLIDPPPESWVSAHLKPGDRLGFDPWLHTSSAAERLSAACAKAGAELVAVDSNPVDAIWHDRPQPPLAPVTVHGMQHAGLTEADKLTQIRGEIAKLGVDALVVSDSHAVAWTFNIRGADVAHTPLPLSYALVPKDGRPTIFIDHRKLSNLTRDHLEQSADVREPDAMAPTLMALAKSGAAIALDNATAADALSRLIAGAGGKPVRGSDPIALLKAVKNATEIKGTKTAHVRDAVALARFLAWIDREAGSGKLTEIDAVEALETFRRDTGALKDVSFPTISGTGPNGAIVHYRVTRKSNRRIAPGDLLLIDSGAQYEDGTTDVTRTMAVGEPTEEMRDRFTRVLRGHIAIARAVFPDGTTGAQLDTLARQYLWAAGVDFEHGTGHGVGSYLSVHEGPARISKLGTTPLKRGMILSNEPGYYKTDGFGIRIENLELVVALDINGAEKPMNAFETLTLAPIDRRLIDVAMLSRDELDWLNAYHARVRAEVRPALDEATKAWLDQATAELKP, via the coding sequence ATGTTCGAAGCGCACTTCCAGACATTCGAGGAGCCCGAGGCTGGCGTCGCATTGGCGGCGCGCCTTGCTGCACTCCGCGAAGAACTCGCCCGCCGCAAGCTGACCGGATTCGTGATCCCCCGCGCCGACCAGCAGCAGAATGAGTATGTGCCGCCGTCGGAAGAGCGGCTCGCCTGGCTGACCGGCTTCACTGGATCGGCTGGATTGGCGGTGGTCCTGACCCAGGAGGCCGCGATCTTCGTCGACGGCCGCTACACGCTGCAGGCTGCCAAGCAGGTCGATGTGAAGGCTTGGGCAGTGGAATCGCTGATCGATCCGCCGCCGGAGAGCTGGGTGTCGGCGCACTTGAAGCCCGGCGACCGCCTCGGATTTGATCCGTGGCTGCACACTTCTTCAGCAGCCGAGCGCTTGTCCGCCGCCTGCGCCAAGGCCGGCGCTGAACTGGTTGCGGTCGACAGCAATCCGGTCGACGCGATTTGGCACGATCGACCGCAGCCTCCCCTCGCGCCGGTGACCGTGCACGGAATGCAACATGCCGGCCTCACTGAAGCCGACAAGCTGACACAGATCAGAGGCGAAATCGCCAAGCTCGGCGTCGATGCGCTGGTGGTGTCGGACAGCCATGCCGTGGCCTGGACCTTCAACATCCGTGGCGCCGACGTCGCGCATACGCCGTTGCCGCTGTCCTATGCGCTGGTGCCGAAGGACGGACGGCCGACGATCTTCATCGACCACCGCAAGCTCTCCAACCTCACGCGCGACCATCTCGAACAGTCCGCCGATGTGCGCGAGCCAGATGCGATGGCGCCGACGCTGATGGCACTGGCCAAGAGCGGCGCCGCAATCGCGCTCGACAATGCCACGGCGGCCGACGCGCTCAGCCGGCTGATTGCAGGCGCTGGCGGCAAGCCGGTGCGCGGCAGCGACCCGATTGCGCTGCTCAAGGCGGTGAAGAACGCGACCGAGATCAAGGGCACGAAGACCGCACATGTGCGCGACGCCGTGGCGCTGGCGCGCTTCCTCGCATGGATCGATCGCGAGGCGGGAAGCGGCAAGCTCACCGAGATCGACGCGGTCGAGGCGCTGGAGACGTTCCGCCGCGACACCGGCGCGCTGAAGGACGTGTCGTTTCCGACCATCTCGGGCACAGGCCCGAACGGCGCCATCGTGCACTACCGCGTCACCCGCAAGAGCAACCGGCGGATCGCACCCGGCGACCTGCTGCTGATCGATTCCGGCGCGCAATATGAAGACGGCACCACCGACGTCACCCGCACCATGGCCGTGGGCGAGCCGACGGAGGAGATGCGCGACCGCTTCACCCGCGTGCTGCGCGGCCATATCGCGATTGCGCGCGCGGTCTTCCCCGACGGCACCACCGGCGCGCAGCTCGACACGCTGGCGCGGCAATATCTCTGGGCCGCCGGCGTCGATTTCGAGCACGGCACCGGCCACGGCGTCGGCAGCTATCTCTCGGTGCATGAGGGGCCGGCGCGGATCTCGAAGCTCGGCACCACGCCGCTCAAGCGCGGCATGATCCTGTCCAACGAGCCCGGCTACTACAAGACCGATGGCTTCGGCATCCGCATCGAGAACCTCGAGCTGGTGGTCGCCCTCGACATCAACGGTGCCGAGAAGCCGATGAATGCGTTCGAGACGCTGACGCTGGCACCGATCGACCGCCGGCTGATCGATGTGGCGATGCTGAGCCGCGATGAGCTCGACTGGCTCAATGCGTATCATGCGCGAGTCAGGGCCGAGGTGCGGCCGGCGCTTGATGAAGCGACGAAGGCCTGGCTCGATCAGGCAACGGCGGAGCTGAAGCCGTAA
- a CDS encoding outer membrane protein assembly factor BamD produces the protein MSAQRMTRGYLPISSRARGLLHAVTFILLALPLAGCGTGSLWDKFTAKDDTFVEEPADKIYNEGLYLMNEKKDMKAANKKFEEVDRQHPYSDWARKSLLMSAYASYQGGDYDGCIGAATRYVTLHPGSPDAAYAQYLIAASHYDQIPDTSRDQARTEKAIAALDEVVRKYPNSEYATSAKAKIEGARDQLAGKEMNVGRYYAQKRDYTAAINRYKTVVTQYQTTRHVEEALFRLTEAYMAIGIVGEAQTAAAVLGHNFPDSRWYKDAYNLVKSGGLEPSENQGSWISRTFKKMGLG, from the coding sequence ATGTCGGCACAGCGTATGACGCGCGGATATCTCCCAATCTCGTCTCGAGCCCGCGGTCTGCTTCACGCCGTCACCTTCATCCTGCTCGCGCTGCCGCTAGCCGGCTGTGGCACCGGCTCGCTCTGGGACAAGTTCACCGCCAAGGACGACACCTTCGTCGAGGAGCCCGCCGACAAGATCTACAATGAGGGCCTGTACCTCATGAACGAGAAGAAGGACATGAAGGCGGCGAACAAGAAGTTCGAAGAGGTCGACCGCCAGCATCCTTATTCCGACTGGGCCCGCAAATCGCTGCTGATGTCTGCCTATGCGTCCTACCAGGGCGGCGACTATGACGGCTGCATCGGCGCCGCCACTCGCTATGTCACGCTGCATCCCGGCAGCCCGGATGCGGCCTATGCGCAATACCTGATCGCTGCCTCGCATTACGACCAGATACCGGACACCAGCCGCGACCAGGCCCGCACCGAGAAGGCGATCGCCGCGCTGGACGAGGTGGTGCGCAAATATCCGAACTCGGAATATGCCACCTCGGCCAAGGCCAAGATCGAGGGCGCGCGCGATCAGCTCGCCGGCAAGGAAATGAATGTCGGCCGCTACTACGCGCAGAAGCGCGACTACACGGCGGCGATCAACCGCTACAAGACCGTCGTCACGCAGTACCAGACCACCCGCCATGTCGAGGAAGCGCTGTTCCGGCTCACCGAGGCCTATATGGCGATCGGTATCGTCGGCGAAGCGCAGACCGCGGCGGCCGTGCTCGGGCACAATTTTCCTGACAGCCGCTGGTACAAGGACGCCTATAATCTTGTAAAATCGGGCGGTCTCGAACCGAGCGAGAATCAGGGGTCTTGGATCAGCCGGACCTTCAAGAAGATGGGTCTCGGCTAG
- the recN gene encoding DNA repair protein RecN — protein sequence MLARLSIRDIVLIERLDIEFATGLAVLTGETGAGKSILLDAFALALGGRGDAGLVRHGAEQGQVTAMFDVPKNHPATKILAENGLDDTGEMILRRVQLADGRTRAFINDQSISVQTLKAVGAALVEIHGQHDERALVDAATHRRLLDAFAGLEKDVAAVEALWDARRTANTELEEHRAGMERAAREADYLRHASDELKQLAPKDGEETSLASRRTTMMQGEKIASDLREAQEAVGGNHSPVAALSAAVRRLERRGVNSPALVEPAVKAIDAAINALEEADQHLQAALAATDFDPAELERIEERLFALRAASRKYSTPVDGLAALAAKYAADVVLIDAGASRLKKLEQAAIEADSRYAAAAKKLSLARQKSAEKLNKAVNAELAPLKLERAKFMTQVETDEAAPGPQGFDRVEFWVQTNPGTKPGPMMKVASGGELSRFLLALKVVLSDRGSAPTLVFDEIDTGVGGAVADAIGGRLARLAGKVQVMAVTHAPQVAARADQHLLISKDALDKGKRVATRVNALAADHRREEIARMLAGAEITAEARAAAERLLKAATA from the coding sequence ATGCTGGCGCGTCTGTCGATCCGTGACATCGTCCTGATCGAACGGCTCGATATCGAATTCGCCACCGGCCTTGCGGTTTTGACCGGCGAGACCGGTGCGGGCAAATCCATCCTGCTCGATGCCTTTGCGCTGGCGCTCGGCGGCCGCGGCGATGCCGGCCTCGTGCGCCACGGCGCGGAGCAGGGGCAGGTCACCGCCATGTTCGATGTCCCCAAAAATCACCCCGCGACGAAGATCCTGGCCGAGAACGGCCTGGACGACACCGGTGAGATGATTCTCCGCCGCGTGCAGCTCGCCGACGGCCGCACCCGCGCCTTCATCAACGACCAGTCGATCAGCGTGCAGACGCTGAAGGCGGTCGGCGCCGCCCTGGTCGAGATCCATGGTCAGCACGATGAGCGCGCGCTGGTCGATGCCGCCACCCACCGCCGCCTGCTCGACGCCTTTGCCGGCCTCGAAAAGGACGTCGCCGCCGTGGAAGCGCTCTGGGACGCCCGCCGCACCGCCAATACCGAGCTTGAGGAGCATCGCGCCGGCATGGAGCGCGCCGCGCGCGAGGCCGATTATCTGCGTCATGCCTCCGACGAGCTGAAGCAGCTCGCGCCCAAGGACGGCGAAGAGACCTCGCTGGCTTCGCGCCGCACCACCATGATGCAGGGCGAGAAGATCGCTTCCGATTTGCGCGAGGCGCAGGAGGCGGTTGGCGGCAATCATTCGCCGGTCGCGGCGCTGTCGGCCGCAGTGCGCCGGCTGGAACGGCGCGGCGTCAACTCGCCGGCGCTGGTCGAGCCGGCGGTGAAGGCGATCGACGCCGCGATCAACGCGCTGGAGGAAGCCGACCAGCATCTCCAGGCGGCCCTGGCCGCAACCGATTTCGATCCCGCCGAGCTCGAACGCATCGAGGAGCGGCTTTTTGCTTTGCGTGCGGCGTCTCGCAAATATTCGACGCCGGTGGATGGCCTCGCCGCGCTTGCCGCCAAATATGCCGCCGACGTCGTGCTGATCGATGCCGGCGCCTCGCGGCTGAAGAAGCTGGAGCAGGCCGCGATCGAGGCAGATAGCCGCTATGCGGCCGCCGCCAAGAAATTGTCGCTGGCGCGGCAGAAATCGGCGGAGAAGCTCAACAAGGCCGTCAACGCCGAGCTCGCCCCGCTCAAGCTCGAACGCGCAAAATTCATGACCCAGGTCGAGACAGACGAGGCCGCGCCGGGGCCGCAGGGTTTCGATCGCGTCGAGTTCTGGGTGCAGACCAACCCGGGTACCAAGCCGGGGCCCATGATGAAGGTCGCCTCCGGCGGCGAGCTCTCACGCTTCCTGCTGGCCCTCAAGGTCGTGCTGTCCGACCGCGGCTCGGCGCCGACTCTGGTGTTCGACGAGATCGACACCGGCGTCGGCGGTGCGGTCGCCGATGCCATCGGCGGGCGCCTGGCGCGGCTCGCCGGCAAGGTGCAGGTGATGGCCGTGACCCACGCCCCGCAGGTCGCCGCCCGCGCCGACCAGCACCTCTTGATCTCCAAGGACGCCCTTGACAAGGGCAAGCGTGTCGCCACCCGCGTCAATGCACTGGCCGCCGACCACCGCCGCGAGGAGATCGCGCGGATGCTGGCGGGTGCCGAGATCACGGCGGAAGCGAGAGCGGCCGCAGAACGGCTGCTCAAGGCGGCGACGGCTTGA